The following coding sequences are from one Diabrotica virgifera virgifera chromosome 2, PGI_DIABVI_V3a window:
- the LOC126880841 gene encoding uncharacterized protein LOC126880841 → MLAKLIQLIATILGSLSSNYNEEHYGKGLVECRKAIKMINNGMRFAKTIGEKQHLEAQMRQVKTLRNQLKAEQKKGAGLNTRPETAYKRVQWDDSLSAFNSRIRTGVISNLKHKDPGSFLNDCKAIFKRRIQNALKNDAAVKVNTAFGGEFEIVQGEKVLNDTKYFTTSNSAIYRDTNLDEWFEEKVMEPITAKLEEFQERDSGWALKAVVNLGVNINKFTPQLGSSFVELPPQIMRKEACVNVKNDDEACFAWAVVSALYPANKHPQRVSKYPHYSDVFKLKSIQFPMTIKQIPNFEKQNNISINIYYLKKDKHFKILPTYLTKSRLTKHVNLLLIQDKYDESPTKYHYVWIKNLSRLLSKQLSKEEHKKYFCDRCLHYSRSQETLDKHTIDCLKQNETGINMPDKRNSIVKFKNFKNKVKVPFMVYADLESVLKPTVDPKKPQKHIPAAVGYYFKCSYDDSLSFYRSYRGSNCMEWFADEMNQLAEDASTVFLCPYPIHMSTDDERMFQAATYCHICEQRFSIKDKKVRDHNHMSPENNYRGAAHEGCNINYQDTHTIPVVFHNLSGYDAHFVVSGIATRMKGSIDLLPITKEKYISFTKHIDDARIQFRFIDSFRFMASSLEKLSSYLPKYPNLCAQFSSLPEEQFNLLTKKGIMPYDYIDSFDRFIETCLPSIESFYNNLEDKPCPRRHYRRAQEVWSSFNCSTLGDYVDLYMKTDILLLADVFEQFRSSCLKTYNLDPAHYYTLPGFTWDAMLKHTKQELELLTDQDMHLFVERGIRGGLSQVCSKRCVHANNTYIPTYDSSKPESYLMYFDVNNQYGWAMSQYLPYGGFEWVDANIDVLSVPDDASDGYFLEVDLDYPHHLHNHHNDIPFCPESLNPKTMKPPSRPRELTKLMATLSPKRKYIIHYRALKQALTHGLVLKRIHRVLKFKQSPWLKSYIDLNTELRKNARNEFEKNLFKLMNNAVFGKTMENVRKRVSIKLVTNWKGRYGAEARISDPLFKNVTIFNENLVAIEMRKDEIWLNKPIYVGMSILDLAKTTIYDFQYGYLADRFGENFTTCYTDTDSVIVEIRGKDPYETMKYDCHEYFDTSDYAADNPYNIPQVNKKIPGLMKDENNGRIMTDYIGLRSKLYTTKVLITDNDITKKRKILQNDEYDDDEIGAIIRNLGVTKKAKGVKMSVVQNKITFDDYVKCLDSYQSMSIQQKLIRSINHVVYSMVQDKIGLNSNDDKRCKVPDTCNTLAWGHYSINAATMDVE, encoded by the coding sequence ATGTTGGCTAAACTTATTCAGTTAATTGCAACCATCTTGGGATCATTATCCAGCAATTATAACGAGGAACACTACGGAAAAGGACTGGTAGAGTGTAGGAAAGCAATTAAAATGATTAATAATGGAATGAGGTTTGCAAAGACCATTGGTGAGAAGCAGCACCTCGAAGCCCAGATGCGACAGGTGAAAACGCTTCGAAATCAGTTAAAGGCCGAACAAAAGAAGGGGGCGGGGCTTAACACTCGACCGGAGACTGCTTACAAGAGGGTACAATGGGATGACTCTTTATCAGCATTCAACTCTAGAATTAGAACGGGAGTCATCTCAAACCTTAAACACAAGGACCCTGGCAGTTTTCTTAATGATTGTAAGGCAATATTTAAACGGAGAATCCAAAATGCTCTAAAAAATGACGCCGCAGTGAAAGTTAACACGGCATTCGGAGGAGAGTTTGAAATCGTTCAGGGAGAAAAAGTGCTTAACGATACAAAATATTTTACTACTTCAAACTCTGCCATATATCGAGACACCAATCTTGATGAATGGTTTGAAGAGAAAGTAATGGAACCTATCACTGCAAAATTGGAGGAATTCCAAGAGCGTGATAGTGGCTGGGCACTAAAAGCTGTTGTTAACCTGGGGGTCAACATCAACAAGTTTACCCCACAGCTCGGATCCTCATTCGTTGAACTTCCTCCACAGATTATGAGAAAAGAAGCATGCGTAAATGTCAAAAATGATGATGAGGCATGCTTTGCATGGGCTGTAGTTAGTGCTTTGTATCCTGCTAACAAACATCCTCAAAGAGTATCCAAATATCCACACTATTCAGATGTATTCAAATTAAAAAGCATTCAGTTTCCAATGACTATAAAACAAATTCCTAACTTTGAAAAGCAAAACAATATTTCGATAAACATATATTacctaaaaaaagataaacattTTAAGATCCTCCCAACCTACCTAACAAAAAGTAGACTAACTAAACATGTGAATCTGCTTTTGATTCAGGATAAATATGACGAGTCGCCTACGAAGTACCACTATGTGTGGATTAAAAATTTATCACGCCTCCTCTCTAAACAGTTAAGTAAAGAAGAGCATAAAAAATATTTCTGCGACCGTTGCCTGCATTACTCCCGCTCACAAGAAACATTAGATAAACATACAATAGACTGCTTAAAACAAAATGAGACTGGTATCAATATGCCTGATAAGAGAAACAGCatagtaaaatttaaaaattttaaaaataaagtaaaggtTCCATTCATGGTATATGCGGATTTGGAGAGCGTTCTAAAACCCACCGTTGATCCGAAAAAACCTCAAAAGCATATACCTGCTGCCGTTGGGTATTACTTTAAATGTTCCTATGATGATTCTCTGTCATTTTATCGCTCCTATCGTGGTTCAAATTGCATGGAATGGTTTGCTGATGAAATGAATCAGCTTGCTGAGGACGCCTCCACCGTATTTCTTTGTCCATATCCGATTCATATGTCTACAGATGATGAGCGAATGTTTCAGGCTGCTACTTACTGTCATATATGTGAGCAACGCTTTtctattaaagataaaaaagttcgAGACCATAATCACATGAGTCCGGAAAACAATTATCGAGGGGCCGCTCACGAAGGGTGTAACATCAATTATCAAGACACCCACACCATTCCAGTGGTCTTCCATAATTTGAGCGGATATGACGCGCATTTTGTCGTTTCCGGCATTGCTACACGCATGAAAGGCTCCATTGATCTTCTTCCTATCACTAAGGAAAAATATATCTCTTTTACTAAACACATTGATGATGCTCGAATCCAGTTCCGTTTTATCGATAGTTTTCGGTTCATGGCTTCTTCTCTTGAGAAACTTTCTTCGTATTTGCCCAAATATCCAAATCTCTGCGCTCAATTTTCATCTCTCCCCGAGGAGCAGTTCAATCTTCTTACTAAAAAGGGCATCATGCCGTATGATTATATTGATTCATTTGATCGCTTCATTGAAACATGTCTACCGTCGATCGAGTCATTTTATAATAACCTTGAGGATAAACCATGTCCTCGTCGCCATTATCGTAGAGCCCAAGAAGTCTGGTCATCTTTCAATTGTTCCACTCTTGGCGATTATGTAGATCTCTACATGAAGACAGACATTCTTCTTCTAGCAGATGTCTTTGAACAATTTCGTTCTAGTTGTCTTAAAACTTATAATCTTGACCCTGCTCATTATTACACTTTACCTGGCTTCACGTGGGATGCTATGCTTAAACATACAAAGCAGGAACTTGAACTTTTAACTGATCAAGATATGCATTTGTTTGTCGAGCGCGGAATCCGCGGAGGACTTAGTCAAGTATGCTCCAAACGTTGCGTCCATGCTAACAATACGTATATACCCACTTACGATTCATCTAAACCTGAGTCATACCTTATGTACTTCGACGTTAATAATCAATATGGCTGGGCGATGTCACAATATCTTCCATATGGCGGTTTCGAGTGGGTTGATGCTAACATCGATGTCTTGTCGGTTCCTGATGATGCTTCTGATGGGTACTTCCTCGAGGTTGATTTAGATTACCCCCACCATCTCCACAATCATCATAATGATATCCCGTTCTGTCCAGAATCTCTAAATCCGAAAACCATGAAACCACCTTCACGACCAAGAGAACTTACTAAATTAATGGCCACCTTAAGCCCCAAAAGAAAATATATAATACACTATCGAGCTCTTAAGCAAGCATTAACTCATGGCTTAGTACTGAAGAGGATACATCGAGTTTTAAAATTCAAACAATCCCCATGGCTAAAGTCATACATAGACCTTAATACTGAACTTCGAAAAAATGCTAGGAATGAGTTTGaaaaaaacctttttaagttAATGAACAACGCAGTATTTGGCAAGACTATGGAGAACGTACGCAAGAGAGTATCCATTAAACTTGTAACAAACTGGAAGGGTCGGTATGGCGCAGAAGCACGAATTAGTGATCCATTGTTTAAAAATGTAACTATTTTCAATGAAAATTTAGTGGCAATTGAGATGAGAAAGGATGAAATTTGGCTAAATAAACCAATATATGTTGGAATGAGCATTTTGGACTTGGCTAAAACCACGATATATGACTTTCAGTATGGTTATTTAGCCGATAGATTTGGAGAAAACTTCACGACTTGCTACACGGACACTGATTCAGTAATAGTAGAGATACGTGGAAAAGATCCATATGAGACGATGAAATATGACTGCCACGAGTATTTCGATACATCTGACTACGCTGCAGACAATCCATATAATATTCCCCAGGTTAACAAAAAAATTCCAGGCTTGATGAAAGATGAGAATAATGGTCGCATTATGACTGACTACATAGGGTTGAGATCTAAATTGTATACAACAAAAGTTCTAATTACAGATAATGACATTACAAAGAAACGAAAAATACTACAGAATGATGagtatgatgatgatgaaattggGGCGATAATCAGAAATTTAGGCGTGACAAAGAAAGCCAAGGGGGTTAAGATGAGCGTGGttcaaaataaaataacttttgatGATTACGTTAAATGTCTAGATTCATATCAATCTATGTCAATTCAGCAAAAATTAATAAGATCTATTAATCATGTTGTATACTCCATGGTTCAAGATAAAATAGGCCTTAACTCAAACGACGACAAAAGGTGTAAAGTTCCAGACACCTGCAATACATTAGCCTGGGGACATTACTCTATAAATGCTGCAACCATGGATGTTGAATAA